In Arthrobacter ramosus, one DNA window encodes the following:
- a CDS encoding mycoredoxin yields the protein MDFTPESGTITMFSTTWCGYCNRLKKQLDAKGIGYNEINIEEVEGTAELVEKLNGGNQTVPTVLFPDGTAVTNPSAAEVEARLAA from the coding sequence GTGGACTTCACCCCCGAATCCGGCACCATCACTATGTTCTCGACCACTTGGTGCGGCTATTGCAACCGCCTCAAGAAGCAGCTGGACGCCAAGGGCATCGGCTACAACGAGATCAACATCGAAGAGGTTGAGGGCACTGCCGAACTCGTGGAGAAGCTGAACGGCGGCAACCAGACCGTCCCCACGGTCCTTTTCCCGGACGGTACCGCGGTCACCAACCCTTCCGCAGCCGAGGTCGAAGCGCGCCTCGCCGCCTGA